One segment of Leptospira fainei serovar Hurstbridge str. BUT 6 DNA contains the following:
- a CDS encoding PilZ domain-containing protein produces MAVGRSDSLQELITILETMFGETIIGSDINLVKHLFYSLKADQREFPFDYEGDKLSAVVEEIGEDTLIFLVPYIQSKGILRAKISFEILNILYQFEVVILHFWEDHVRIKIPSELQAAAFRQNLRVAVDDLFMNYVILYRSLTGGERELGKNLYVEQRFFHLMKEIKKDHPSLKLINLMATDYILGVSRDYEIEFYGPGNDGGFLGRFIKEFNTTVYIPDCSLIMNYIGEGKEEGLENFRAGYLRMVQAEGQANADAFFRDMQKEEVRNFMISYVVTPVRLFNDVIGHIRVFSTAMDKFSIVLQQALYIQELGEILTYALTKVYIRQENYKTARAATKILDISMNGLLFEIEELRTFNYLKKHNIIKMFVPIAERDLVLRGEVVRFLAISENRYQLGVNFFDSNPDDMVYLQDYIFSKKLKILSE; encoded by the coding sequence ATGGCTGTAGGTAGATCGGATAGTCTTCAAGAATTGATAACAATCCTGGAAACGATGTTCGGGGAAACGATCATCGGTTCCGACATCAATTTGGTTAAGCATCTATTTTACAGTTTAAAGGCGGACCAGCGCGAATTTCCATTCGATTACGAAGGGGATAAACTCAGTGCCGTAGTCGAGGAGATTGGAGAGGACACTTTAATCTTTCTCGTTCCGTATATACAGTCTAAGGGGATTTTACGGGCGAAGATCAGTTTCGAAATTTTGAATATTCTATATCAATTCGAAGTGGTGATTCTGCATTTTTGGGAAGACCATGTTAGAATAAAAATTCCCTCCGAATTGCAGGCGGCGGCGTTTAGACAAAATCTTCGGGTCGCCGTAGACGACTTATTCATGAACTACGTAATTCTCTACCGTTCCTTAACGGGGGGAGAACGGGAACTAGGTAAGAATCTTTACGTGGAACAAAGGTTCTTTCATTTAATGAAAGAAATTAAAAAAGATCATCCCAGTCTAAAACTGATCAATCTGATGGCTACCGATTACATCTTAGGAGTTTCACGCGATTATGAGATCGAGTTTTACGGTCCTGGTAACGACGGCGGCTTCTTGGGCAGGTTCATTAAGGAATTCAATACGACGGTTTATATTCCCGACTGTTCTTTGATCATGAATTACATCGGAGAAGGAAAGGAAGAGGGCCTTGAGAATTTCCGGGCGGGATATCTTCGAATGGTTCAAGCGGAAGGGCAGGCTAATGCGGACGCATTTTTTCGGGACATGCAAAAGGAGGAGGTCCGCAACTTTATGATTTCGTACGTTGTCACGCCTGTTAGGCTCTTCAACGACGTCATCGGTCATATTAGAGTCTTTTCCACCGCCATGGATAAATTCTCCATCGTGCTTCAGCAGGCTTTGTACATTCAAGAGCTTGGCGAGATTTTAACTTACGCGCTTACGAAAGTCTATATTCGTCAGGAAAATTATAAAACCGCCAGGGCGGCTACAAAGATTCTTGATATCAGTATGAATGGACTCCTTTTCGAAATAGAAGAACTTCGAACCTTTAATTACTTAAAAAAACATAATATCATTAAAATGTTTGTTCCTATTGCCGAAAGGGATCTGGTTCTTAGGGGAGAAGTCGTACGATTTTTGGCAATCTCGGAAAATCGATACCAGCTCGGAGTGAATTTCTTCGATTCCAATCCGGACGATATGGTTTATCTGCAGGACTATATTTTCAGCAAGAAATTAAAAATCCTTTCAGAATAA
- a CDS encoding enoyl-CoA hydratase/isomerase family protein: MALVEAETVELSADSRIEILYLNNPETKNSMTRDMGLEFKAHIDRLKKSPPRSVVITGKNGIFSAGGNFELLKSFAEKDFETNKKEMFEFYNLFLSVRDLQVPIICAANGHAVGAGLSITFACDIRIFATEGKYQFNFVKLGIHPGMGSSYLVRELFGTSLSNRLLFLAETLNGEECLRLGISYDSVPKDEVLQRATEIAISLSESAPLALSELKKNTYNREALNAALRLEAESQASNFLSKDFRETIKSLEEKRKPIFRGF, encoded by the coding sequence ATGGCATTAGTCGAAGCCGAAACGGTGGAGTTATCCGCCGATTCCCGAATAGAAATTCTTTATCTAAATAACCCTGAAACGAAGAATTCTATGACCCGCGATATGGGTCTCGAATTTAAAGCTCATATCGATAGATTGAAAAAAAGTCCGCCACGATCGGTCGTAATCACCGGAAAAAACGGAATTTTTTCAGCCGGCGGTAACTTCGAATTGCTGAAGTCGTTTGCAGAAAAGGATTTTGAAACGAACAAAAAAGAAATGTTCGAATTTTATAATCTTTTTCTATCCGTTCGCGATCTGCAAGTTCCGATAATCTGTGCCGCTAATGGACATGCAGTCGGAGCCGGCCTGTCAATTACGTTCGCCTGTGATATCCGAATCTTCGCTACCGAAGGTAAATACCAATTTAATTTCGTGAAATTGGGAATTCATCCAGGAATGGGCTCCAGTTATCTTGTAAGAGAATTATTCGGGACTTCCTTGTCCAATCGACTTCTCTTTCTGGCAGAAACTTTGAACGGAGAAGAATGCTTAAGATTGGGAATTTCGTACGATTCCGTTCCGAAAGACGAAGTATTGCAACGCGCCACCGAAATCGCTATTTCATTAAGCGAAAGTGCGCCTTTAGCTTTATCCGAATTGAAGAAAAACACGTATAATCGGGAAGCCTTAAATGCCGCTCTGCGCTTGGAAGCGGAATCACAAGCGAGTAATTTTCTCTCTAAGGATTTTAGAGAAACGATCAAATCTCTCGAAGAAAAAAGAAAACCGATTTTTAGAGGGTTTTAA
- a CDS encoding putative glycoside hydrolase, which produces MRKPFSILLLFILISCPLCAEFTLPFPENRKTKESQVHVLREKNAAPARSQNRTIEKEKPITSKTVEKETVTDTTLASSEPKIPRKLRVLRRNNENNVHPPKFYRGIYIHNSLISNQSNRKKWENVLSEAAEAGVNVLVIDLQSATPPAEEIRRIKELGFYPIGRLVNFDGGLKTEFPTQARLNSILSYVGKACAAGFPEIQLDYIRYADDPEIKVPIKKKYQNIGSIIGKIRSEANKCEDLPYLGADIFGRIPFNKDDLIGQKVEVFSQLVDVLYPMLYPSHFYGQPERISNPYKTIYDGLTNAKKRALPETRVVGYIQGFTMKIAHSKKTLKDYVKAQIEASVDSKSDGFVVWNAWSDYRETFKAIRESAKEGKLDITE; this is translated from the coding sequence TTGCGCAAACCGTTTTCTATCCTTCTTTTATTCATTTTGATCTCGTGTCCATTATGCGCGGAGTTTACCTTACCGTTTCCTGAAAATCGAAAAACCAAGGAAAGTCAGGTCCACGTTCTTCGCGAAAAAAACGCTGCGCCTGCTCGATCTCAAAATCGAACTATCGAAAAGGAAAAACCGATTACTTCGAAGACGGTTGAAAAAGAAACTGTAACCGATACTACTCTCGCTTCTTCCGAGCCTAAGATTCCACGAAAGCTTAGAGTCCTTCGGCGAAACAACGAGAATAACGTCCATCCACCTAAGTTTTATCGAGGGATTTACATTCATAACTCGTTGATCTCGAATCAGTCCAATCGAAAGAAATGGGAAAATGTCCTATCGGAAGCTGCCGAAGCCGGCGTGAATGTTCTTGTCATCGATCTTCAATCCGCGACTCCTCCTGCGGAAGAAATCCGAAGAATTAAAGAACTCGGATTTTACCCGATTGGTCGATTAGTAAACTTCGACGGAGGCTTGAAAACGGAGTTTCCGACTCAGGCTCGATTGAATTCGATTTTATCTTATGTCGGAAAAGCCTGTGCTGCGGGGTTTCCGGAAATTCAACTGGATTATATTCGATATGCCGATGACCCGGAGATCAAGGTTCCGATCAAAAAGAAATATCAAAACATCGGATCTATCATAGGAAAGATTCGCAGCGAGGCGAACAAATGTGAGGATTTGCCGTATCTTGGCGCGGATATATTCGGTCGAATCCCATTCAATAAAGATGATCTAATCGGACAGAAAGTGGAAGTCTTTTCTCAATTAGTGGACGTATTGTATCCGATGCTGTATCCTTCGCATTTTTACGGCCAACCCGAACGAATTTCCAATCCATACAAAACGATTTATGACGGATTGACGAACGCTAAAAAGCGTGCCCTCCCGGAGACAAGAGTTGTCGGTTACATACAAGGATTCACCATGAAGATCGCTCATTCTAAAAAAACGTTAAAGGATTATGTTAAAGCGCAAATTGAAGCTAGCGTGGATAGTAAGAGTGACGGGTTTGTCGTTTGGAATGCGTGGAGCGATTATCGGGAAACTTTTAAAGCGATTCGCGAATCGGCAAAAGAGGGGAAACTGGACATCACCGAATAA
- a CDS encoding histone deacetylase family protein → MNFGYAYEDIFLQHDTGDYHPERPERLEAIMDRLSKTSYFGNLTHISPEKLHEEMILPAHNRTYQERFVAIQGKRGGFDGDTPFSPKSFEAALLAAGSGVTLAKQILSGDLDSGIALVRPPGHHAETGRAMGFCLLNNIAITAHYLLNRNIRRVYILDWDVHHGNGTQEIFYDSDKVFFTSLHQYPFYPGSGSVKETGSGSGKGFTLNIPLPRESSNSDYLQEFQEKVIPSILEFEPEFLLISAGFDAHKQDPLGGMSLSTNAFSEFTRLAKEAASQSKAKILSFLEGGYDLQALAESVEAHVAVLAD, encoded by the coding sequence ATGAATTTTGGATATGCATACGAAGATATTTTCCTCCAACACGATACCGGCGATTATCATCCCGAACGACCGGAAAGATTGGAAGCCATCATGGATCGATTAAGTAAAACATCTTACTTTGGGAACCTTACGCATATTTCTCCCGAAAAACTTCACGAAGAAATGATTCTACCGGCACATAATAGGACATATCAAGAACGATTCGTTGCCATCCAAGGAAAGAGAGGGGGTTTTGACGGTGACACCCCCTTCTCTCCAAAAAGTTTTGAAGCGGCGCTCCTGGCTGCGGGCAGCGGTGTAACGCTCGCAAAACAAATTCTATCCGGAGACTTGGATTCCGGAATTGCCTTAGTTCGTCCCCCCGGCCATCACGCTGAAACGGGTCGAGCAATGGGTTTTTGTTTACTCAATAATATTGCGATCACTGCGCATTACCTCTTGAATCGGAATATTCGAAGAGTGTATATTTTGGATTGGGACGTGCATCACGGGAACGGAACCCAGGAAATTTTTTATGATTCCGATAAGGTCTTTTTTACCTCGCTCCACCAATACCCTTTCTATCCAGGTTCCGGGTCCGTAAAGGAAACCGGTTCGGGATCGGGGAAAGGTTTTACGCTTAATATTCCTCTGCCGCGTGAATCTTCGAATTCGGATTATCTGCAGGAATTTCAAGAAAAGGTAATTCCCTCGATTCTAGAATTCGAGCCGGAATTCCTATTGATTTCGGCAGGCTTCGACGCCCATAAACAAGATCCTCTCGGTGGTATGTCCCTTTCTACGAACGCTTTTTCCGAATTTACTCGGCTGGCCAAGGAGGCGGCGTCTCAATCTAAGGCAAAGATACTTTCCTTTCTCGAGGGCGGTTATGATCTTCAGGCACTGGCCGAAAGTGTGGAAGCTCACGTAGCTGTATTAGCGGACTAA